A window of Bactrocera dorsalis isolate Fly_Bdor chromosome 4, ASM2337382v1, whole genome shotgun sequence genomic DNA:
ATCTCAGCAGCGCTCACGTGTGCTACATAGGTAAAAACATGGATTTAAGCAGTATGTGGGGCGGAGTGGCATGGCTGGTTAAACACATTATAGACAATATGGAGTCATTGCAAGGACGCCTTAAAGCGGATGCGAATATGAAGGTAAATATTAATGGGAAAAACATGTTGACGAAAAAGAGATGTAATTAAGTTGATTCAATAGATTTGGCAGGAGCACCTCAATCGCTTGATAACCGAAGGACGAATCAAGCAAGGTCGTTATCGCCAATTTCAGTATCATCTGAAAAATACAGCGCGCAGGAAGGTAAGCAGTTCAAGCATAGATAAGAGCTAAAAAATATTGGcatcaattttcatttcaatttgctTAAAATGAGTGTCTTCTGTTCTCAGTTATGGTACCGCTCCTTCGCGCCTTTTCGAACTAAACGCATTCGACCACATACAGCTCCAGCGACAATAAACGGGACTTCGTTCAGCCAATtgtcaaaaatggaagaattggCAACGAAATCGCTCGAGGAAGGCGAAAAAAGTGATGTGCCAATCTAAGGGATGAAGTAGTGACCGAAGTTTGATGAAATGTGCGGACAAATCAGCACCGATGTGTTTTGCCAATACGAATTAAGTTTTCAAAGACCTTTATTAGCAtcaatttattcaataaattttatatacaaacatctaAACACAGAGACATTCAATCACTTTTGTAGACGCTCGACTCAATTTCGAAGCACATAATGTCTTTCCCTTGGCCTATCATGACTTTTAACTTATACTCGCCCTCAGCACTTCGATCATATATATCATAGGACAAACCGAACAGCGAGTCGAACGATATTGTGagctgtgaaaaattaaattcataaagAGTCAAAAGTAATATCTCATAGAGATAATATCTTACACCAGGCGGCGGCGGACACTTGCGGTCTTGCTCCGGCACCACTTTAGTAAATATAAACCACAGCTCGTTTTCACTATACAGCGTCGGACAAAAATCCGGTCGGCGAATATTGTAGATAGTGTCAACCCACTCTCCGCGCGACCTCTTATATATCTGCGCATCAAGCTACCCATTCCGATGACAGGACACGTTATAAATACAAATCACATGTACTGAAACTTGAAACTTACCTGGATAGGAATAGCTTTATCGAATTCATGGATCAACTTGACATCACCGGTGACTTTTATAAGGTCGTCTTCCCGCTCAAAGGATAGACCAGAAATGTCGAAAAACTTATCTATGAATTTATCTGGAAAGTCTTCACATGGCGTAAACACGTCTTCGTTTTCTACGACAAAGTCATATTTAACTGCCTGCAAAGAAGATCATAGTAAATTCCTGCGAACTGACGATTTATCATATAAGAACCTGAACAACGACCACAAGTACGGAGAGTGATGCGAAGAAAAATATGTGCTCCAGTAAGTTGGGTAGCATTTTCAACTAGACTATAAATTTGCATCTACTTTTCCACTACTTATATAGAAATTTcattatatgtgtgtacatgtaaTTAGCACTTATATAACATCGGCTTAATTCCTGAATACCTGAATTATCTTTGCATCTACAAGTATCAGTGATTGGTGAGCTCGTAGTTGGCTAATTAATTACTGTTATGTTCTGTTGTCAATGGCCACTGTAACAAGATGACAAGATACTGAACGAACATTACTGAAATTATAGCAAAtcacgcaaaaatatttattaacgcAAAGGTGGGCAGTGTTCCATCTTGATACTCTAAACATAAATGcacttattaaataatattcaaccaGGTTAACTTTTCGCTTCTACCGTGTGAACCCATCCGGTGTATATTGGTTCAAACCCTGCTCGAAAGGTAAAAGGCttactattcaaaatagttCTTATGGAGATAGCATCAATTGTAGCGATTTTCCCATCTTTCAATACCCTTTCTTCAGTGCTTCACATTGTTCTGAGTCCTAAAAACAGCAAAAGTCTTCCgcttccattttttattttttcatacttaGCGGAAAATCGAACTTGATTTCAGAAAAATGATTTCTTGAAAAACTTTCTTCGGAAAATCCACGCAccttaatttacataaaaatgttaaaaccaAACCCAAGCGAAAACTGCGGTTATTCTCAGTTTCATCCCGCCAATAATATGGCaccatttttacaatttttgtacaaGTTTAATATTCCCATTATTTGGCTTGCAGAAGCATCGCCATCTCTTGGAAAGTCGCGAAAAAGCATTTCGAAAAAAGCTGCGGAAATGACTTGCCTCTCCAAAGCTTTTCAAAAGCGAGCTTTATAAGCTCTGTGCCTTTAAAATATTAGCAAGGATAATAACAGAACTCTAAAATTCTCAGGTTGTTATCTTCATCTAATAATACGGATGTATGTAGATTTATTAATATAGTTTATAGTTCACTTAGGGATAATTTCTAGCACAAGTTCGAAGATAGAGGCTTAGAGTTACATACCAGcaagtacatatattgtatcAAAGTGCGCAAAATATAGAGGGAGCTTGATGCTTATCTGCTCGTGTATACACGCGTAACCCAACTT
This region includes:
- the LOC105228291 gene encoding uncharacterized protein LOC105228291, whose translation is MLPNLLEHIFFFASLSVLVVVVQAVKYDFVVENEDVFTPCEDFPDKFIDKFFDISGLSFEREDDLIKVTGDVKLIHEFDKAIPIQLDAQIYKRSRGEWVDTIYNIRRPDFCPTLYSENELWFIFTKVVPEQDRKCPPPPGLTISFDSLFGLSYDIYDRSAEGEYKLKVMIGQGKDIMCFEIESSVYKSD